A window of the Yersinia rochesterensis genome harbors these coding sequences:
- a CDS encoding non-ribosomal peptide synthetase, with the protein MSSPEALLKSLLTRLLGVPSKQLHDESDLICHGLDSMRTMRAASELRRAGISVRFTELIGKRTLAEWIAVVRAANSITEPPATHVNAGEAPFELAAMQHAFWIGRQEQQQLGGVCAHFYAELDGAELEPERLNQAFKQLIARHPMLRMRINSEGLQHTVAVSDCQLQVNDLTDLCATEVALRLEKYRRRYTHQRLDIEQGQTMMLALTQLPGRRSRLHLDLDMIAGDAASLRILLRELASLYARPDASLPELDFSYQSYLRQKRENQQSQWQEDRRWWQQQLADLAGPPALPLRTTSAVPRTERKHFCLNEAQSQTLSQLSQQAGLTVPVVLATLFSEAVGLWSGAAPFVLNLPVFSRHSDHPQVDLLVGDFSSSVLVTIEPASQPDFIAQARGFQGKLHQAMAHSTYGGVEVLRDLARQQNGEQVLAPVVFTSALALGELYEPQVRQTLGDPVWSISQGPQVWLDAQATEYQGGILLNWDFRADLFLPQAIDAMFDWFRQCTLALLDDPASWRKPLATPVPLVSFPQPEAPVASDIPLHQRFFDQAQRRPQAIALMWGDKQQLTYGELAHQALCVAGYLQQQGVKAGDYVAVSMGKGIGQVIAALGILAAGAAYVPCGIDVPLQRRRQVYQTADVQWVLSDDRPGCQPSWPEGVAVVPLSAALASPPLPSCLPVSPQQAIYAIFTSGSTGTPKGVAVSHGAVANTIDAVDGLFRFTSADRTISLSELDFDLSAYDIFASLSRGAGLVVVDEFQRRDAHAWVALLQRWQVTIISCVPALLDMILTAAADTPLPSLRLVMMGGDRIPAEMASRWWSLTGQAAFVGLGGMTEAAIHSTVFVLQPDDTRWSAVPFGQPLANMHCRIVDDRGRDCPAWVGGELWVSGPGLALGYLKDPVRSAEKFVEDAGRRWYRSGDRVRYWPEGIIEYIGRTDQQIKIRGHRIELGEIETALLSHPQVLQASVGIVSPAARQLCASLVTLQPLSHATLRSWLQAQLPAYAVPEHYQFLAEMPLTANGKLDRRALQQQAERQLASAERQFLPPEGEIEQRVAALWQQLLQVAQVGREDNFFVLGGDSLIATRLIARMHEQSLTAPLAELFATPTLAAFCGHVRRQHQVPDQPLSADEANRYQPFPLSDIQRAFWIGRSGEMTLGAVGSHFYIEFDGQGLDVVRLEQAWRQLMLRHDMLRVRVTEEGQQQVAEQLPAWEIEQHWLNEDAQAELATLRETLSHQVYDPCRWPLFAIHVAHYAQRQRLFVSLDSMMLDGRSIMVLFTEWDRLYRDPRSSLPELAIRYRDYVVQNQPAAERERQAQAWWQQHLSTLPERPALPLAIAPETLQQPRFRRWSHELSPDRWQQLKAVAKSYGITPSVVLAAAYGEVLARWSNQSALAINLTMFDRQPRHPQINHVVGDFASILLLGYQSSAGGDFLAAARRLQQQEGAALAQRGVSGIWVLRELARQKGQTMASMPVVFTSVIGLDKDASLDLSDAFPQQIYAITQTPQVWLDAKISESRGRLLLEWDALEALFPAGMIEAMFSGYCQLVAQLTQSDWRQPVALPLPESQQQVRRLINQTAFSFPDSRPLYLRFFAEARQRPDADALLWGQEGRMDYGTLAQQALAVAGYLQQQGVQPGDRVAITHAKGSRQIVAVLGVLAAGGCYVPSGIGLPQARRAVVYRDAGVKRVLCDENSLHQLSWPQGVAVTSLSEALRAPPLDAPLVQPAEAAKYIIFTSGSTGTPKGVVVSHGAVANTVDAVAARFGISDSDRSITLSALDFDLSAYDIFTFLGRGASLVVVDEAERRDAAAWVELINRWQVSVISAVPALIEMITVAAQAHGLTQALRLVMVGGDRVVRQLPQDLWQLSPQARFVSLGGMTEAAIHSTYYEIQSDDPWWASAPYGVPLANMQCRVVDQQGGDCPDWVKGELWVSGAGVATGYHGDEQRSAEKFVAWQQRRWYRTGDVASYRPNGVLEFFGRADNQVKIRGHRIELGEVEGALSRLPQVESAVAVVLTGTTRQLAAALVASRPIDLAAVKHAARASLPDYEVPEHLIQISQIPLTANGKVDREAISRQIAERLEQAAHAGEPLPISGEAEILLAQLWRELLAVPQVAVSDNFFSLGGDSLVATRLMSRLQQAGFRGALSSLFSTPELRPFAASLKREATAQQPVLTHDATCRYQPFPLTDVQQAYWLGRQEAFTLGDIAAQCYNEYELPGMDLARMEQAWHQLVLRHDMLRCRITADGQQQIMQEVPFYHFRQHHPGAASLDELRQQMARQKLAPDSGRLYDVQVIHYGDRQLRLAVLLDNLIVDGLSMLTLFTELFHYYQHPEQPLPPLGVGFRDYQCLRQQQGTAAESRQYWQQRLASLPAAPALPTQVEPETLAQPLFHRLQARLATPQWQKILQRARQAQITPSVLLLTCFSEVLSRWSGQRSLVVNMTLFDRKPLHPDINRVIGDFTSLILAEYHARADESWLSHAQRMQAQIWRDLDHQEVSAVSVMRQLAQHHGGETRAVPVVFTSMLGVADALAKAAPWPDFTLSQTPQVWLDHQVIDLEDGLLLSWDYLEDLFPPQMVEQMFASYCAALQRLADDDWQLPPPRQLPLAQRSVRQRINATDAPQQGPVLLHQGFFEQARRHPQRIALWDGQSGAISYGELRESALAVAAGLQLQGVNEGDCVAIGLPRGVGQIAAVLGVLAAGAAYLPVNGKHPPARQALLCRKAQAKRAIGCVDGSISLPLQQLLNCAPLPEPVLPDAASLAYIIFTSGSTGEPKGVEVEHRSASNTVDDICQRYAICSQDVFLGVAALDFDLSVFDIFGALSQGAQLVLSAEEEHRDAEGWLALMQQQRVSVWNSVPTLMEMTLEIAQLRGAELPDLRLALLSGDWVSPDIAARLEPIAPQCRTIALGGATEAAIWSNAWAVPARPPRDWTSVPYGLPLRNQRFRVVDELGCDLPDWVAGELWIGGMGVARGYCGDRHLTQASFSGDYPQRWYRTGDIGRYRPDGVLEFLGRRDGQVKLRGHRIELGEIEQQLQRCPGVRRAVVLLKGSGVSASLYAFYEGEAAIDAVQRGLRSLLPGWAIPAAIASLSHWPLTANGKIDRKALAQLSAQTAETALSLDDPHQQALADIWQQVLGAHPGHAGESFFSAGGNSLLGTRLVAQICKHFGIRLTLRDFFADATLSGLCASVERHLADKNSMEEGLL; encoded by the coding sequence ATGAGTTCGCCAGAAGCGCTGTTAAAAAGTCTGTTAACCCGACTGTTAGGTGTGCCCTCAAAGCAGTTGCATGACGAAAGTGACTTAATCTGTCACGGCCTGGATTCGATGCGCACTATGCGTGCGGCCAGCGAACTGCGCCGCGCAGGTATATCCGTCAGGTTTACCGAGCTGATTGGAAAAAGAACGCTGGCGGAATGGATTGCCGTTGTGCGGGCGGCCAATAGCATTACCGAGCCTCCAGCCACGCACGTCAACGCGGGCGAAGCCCCTTTTGAACTGGCGGCGATGCAACATGCCTTCTGGATCGGTCGCCAGGAGCAACAGCAACTTGGCGGTGTCTGCGCCCATTTTTATGCCGAGCTTGATGGGGCGGAGCTGGAACCTGAGCGTCTTAATCAGGCGTTTAAGCAGCTTATAGCCCGCCATCCGATGCTACGGATGCGTATCAATAGCGAAGGGTTACAGCACACCGTCGCGGTTTCAGATTGTCAGCTACAGGTGAATGACTTAACCGACCTCTGCGCGACGGAAGTGGCGCTACGGCTGGAAAAATATCGTCGACGCTACACCCACCAGCGGCTGGATATCGAACAGGGCCAGACGATGATGCTGGCACTGACGCAACTGCCCGGACGGCGTAGCCGGCTGCATCTGGATCTCGATATGATCGCGGGTGACGCCGCCAGTCTGCGCATCCTGCTGCGCGAACTGGCCTCGCTCTATGCCCGGCCCGACGCATCCCTTCCTGAGCTAGATTTCAGCTACCAGAGCTATCTCCGGCAAAAGCGTGAAAACCAGCAGTCGCAGTGGCAGGAAGATCGCCGCTGGTGGCAGCAGCAATTAGCCGATTTAGCCGGTCCGCCGGCCTTACCGCTGCGCACCACCAGCGCTGTTCCCCGTACTGAACGCAAACACTTTTGTCTTAATGAAGCTCAAAGTCAGACGCTGTCGCAGCTGAGTCAACAGGCCGGGCTGACCGTTCCGGTCGTGTTGGCAACGTTGTTTTCTGAGGCAGTGGGTTTGTGGAGCGGAGCCGCTCCCTTCGTGCTTAACCTACCTGTATTTTCCCGCCACTCCGACCATCCTCAGGTCGATCTGCTGGTCGGTGATTTCTCCAGCTCGGTGCTGGTGACGATTGAACCTGCCAGTCAGCCTGACTTTATTGCCCAGGCGCGAGGATTCCAGGGAAAGCTGCATCAGGCAATGGCGCATTCGACCTACGGCGGCGTGGAGGTGCTGCGCGATCTGGCCCGCCAGCAAAATGGCGAACAGGTACTGGCTCCGGTGGTTTTCACCAGCGCGCTGGCGCTGGGTGAATTGTATGAACCCCAGGTCAGGCAGACGCTGGGCGACCCGGTTTGGTCAATCTCGCAGGGGCCGCAGGTGTGGCTGGATGCCCAGGCCACAGAGTATCAGGGAGGTATCCTGCTGAACTGGGATTTCCGCGCCGATCTGTTCTTACCCCAGGCTATTGACGCGATGTTTGACTGGTTCCGTCAGTGTACGCTTGCGCTGCTGGACGATCCCGCCAGCTGGCGGAAACCGCTTGCCACGCCGGTTCCGCTGGTCTCATTCCCTCAGCCCGAAGCGCCTGTCGCATCGGATATTCCGCTCCATCAGCGCTTTTTCGACCAGGCTCAACGGCGGCCCCAGGCGATTGCGCTGATGTGGGGGGACAAGCAGCAGCTGACCTATGGCGAGCTGGCGCATCAGGCGCTATGCGTTGCCGGATATCTGCAGCAGCAGGGCGTGAAGGCAGGCGACTACGTTGCCGTCAGCATGGGGAAGGGCATCGGCCAGGTTATCGCCGCGCTGGGTATTTTGGCCGCCGGCGCAGCCTATGTCCCCTGCGGGATAGATGTGCCGTTACAACGCCGCCGGCAGGTGTATCAGACGGCTGACGTGCAGTGGGTCCTGAGCGACGATCGGCCCGGTTGCCAGCCGTCATGGCCAGAAGGGGTCGCCGTGGTGCCGCTCAGCGCGGCGCTCGCCAGTCCGCCATTGCCATCGTGCCTGCCGGTTTCGCCTCAGCAGGCCATCTACGCGATCTTCACATCCGGATCGACGGGGACGCCAAAAGGCGTGGCCGTTTCACATGGCGCGGTAGCCAATACCATTGATGCCGTCGACGGCCTGTTCCGGTTCACGTCGGCGGATCGCACCATCTCGCTTTCTGAGCTGGATTTTGACCTGTCGGCTTACGATATCTTCGCCAGCCTGAGCCGCGGGGCGGGCCTGGTGGTAGTCGATGAATTCCAGCGCCGGGACGCCCACGCGTGGGTGGCGTTGTTACAGCGCTGGCAGGTCACGATCATCAGCTGCGTTCCGGCGCTATTGGATATGATCCTCACCGCCGCGGCCGACACCCCCCTGCCATCGCTGCGTCTGGTGATGATGGGGGGCGATCGCATTCCGGCGGAGATGGCCTCGCGCTGGTGGTCGCTGACCGGGCAGGCCGCATTTGTCGGGCTGGGCGGGATGACGGAAGCCGCTATCCACTCAACGGTGTTTGTCCTGCAACCGGATGATACGCGATGGTCAGCGGTGCCTTTCGGGCAGCCGCTGGCAAATATGCATTGCCGTATCGTCGATGACCGCGGTCGCGATTGCCCGGCCTGGGTCGGCGGCGAGCTGTGGGTTAGCGGACCCGGCCTGGCTCTGGGTTATCTGAAGGATCCCGTCCGTAGCGCGGAAAAGTTTGTTGAGGATGCTGGCCGCCGCTGGTATCGCAGCGGCGACCGAGTTCGCTACTGGCCTGAAGGCATCATTGAGTACATTGGGCGTACCGATCAGCAGATTAAAATACGCGGCCACCGTATTGAATTGGGTGAGATTGAAACCGCGTTACTCAGCCATCCCCAGGTGCTTCAGGCAAGCGTTGGCATCGTATCGCCGGCGGCCAGACAGCTGTGCGCCAGCCTGGTGACCTTGCAACCCCTGAGCCATGCCACGCTGCGCAGCTGGCTACAGGCGCAGCTGCCGGCCTATGCGGTGCCGGAACACTATCAGTTCCTCGCAGAAATGCCGCTGACGGCGAACGGTAAACTGGACCGTCGCGCGTTGCAGCAGCAGGCAGAGCGGCAGCTGGCGAGCGCTGAACGACAATTTCTGCCTCCCGAAGGGGAGATTGAGCAACGGGTCGCCGCCCTATGGCAGCAGTTGCTGCAGGTCGCGCAGGTGGGGCGCGAGGACAATTTCTTCGTGCTGGGTGGCGACAGTCTGATCGCCACGCGCTTAATCGCCAGAATGCACGAGCAAAGCCTTACCGCCCCCCTGGCCGAACTCTTCGCCACGCCAACGCTGGCGGCATTTTGTGGCCATGTCCGACGCCAGCATCAGGTGCCTGACCAGCCGCTTAGCGCCGATGAAGCCAATCGTTATCAACCGTTCCCGCTCAGCGATATCCAGCGCGCCTTCTGGATCGGTCGCTCCGGGGAAATGACGCTGGGGGCGGTAGGGTCGCACTTCTACATTGAATTCGACGGCCAGGGCCTGGATGTCGTGCGGCTGGAACAGGCCTGGCGTCAGCTGATGCTGCGTCATGACATGTTGCGCGTTCGCGTAACGGAGGAGGGGCAGCAGCAGGTCGCGGAGCAGCTTCCGGCGTGGGAAATTGAGCAGCACTGGTTGAATGAAGATGCGCAGGCTGAACTGGCAACCCTGCGCGAAACGCTGTCGCATCAGGTTTACGATCCCTGTCGGTGGCCGCTGTTCGCCATCCATGTCGCCCATTATGCGCAGCGCCAGCGTTTATTCGTCAGCCTGGACAGTATGATGCTGGATGGCCGCAGCATCATGGTGCTGTTTACTGAATGGGATCGGCTGTATCGCGATCCCCGCTCCAGCCTGCCGGAACTGGCTATCCGCTACCGCGACTATGTCGTGCAAAATCAGCCCGCTGCGGAGCGCGAGCGGCAGGCACAGGCGTGGTGGCAGCAGCATCTCTCAACGTTACCGGAACGTCCCGCGCTGCCGCTGGCGATCGCGCCGGAAACCCTGCAACAGCCGCGTTTTCGCCGCTGGAGTCACGAGCTATCTCCCGACCGCTGGCAGCAGTTAAAGGCGGTGGCGAAAAGTTACGGCATTACGCCGAGCGTGGTGCTGGCCGCCGCCTATGGCGAAGTGCTGGCTCGCTGGAGCAACCAGTCCGCGCTGGCCATTAACCTGACGATGTTCGATCGTCAGCCGCGCCACCCGCAGATTAACCATGTGGTCGGTGATTTTGCCTCCATTCTGCTGCTGGGTTATCAAAGCAGCGCCGGAGGTGATTTCCTCGCCGCGGCCCGTCGCCTGCAGCAGCAGGAAGGGGCGGCTCTGGCGCAACGCGGCGTGTCCGGGATCTGGGTATTGCGCGAACTGGCCCGCCAGAAGGGTCAGACCATGGCCTCAATGCCGGTGGTGTTTACCAGCGTTATCGGGCTGGATAAAGACGCGTCTCTCGATCTTTCGGATGCCTTCCCCCAACAAATCTATGCCATCACGCAAACGCCGCAGGTGTGGCTGGATGCAAAAATAAGCGAGTCGCGCGGGCGTCTGCTGCTGGAGTGGGATGCGCTGGAGGCGTTATTCCCGGCGGGCATGATCGAGGCGATGTTCAGCGGCTACTGCCAGCTGGTGGCGCAGTTAACCCAATCCGACTGGCGCCAGCCGGTGGCGCTCCCCTTACCGGAGAGCCAGCAGCAGGTGCGCCGGCTCATCAATCAGACCGCTTTCTCCTTCCCGGATTCGCGACCGCTGTACCTGCGCTTCTTTGCCGAGGCCCGTCAACGTCCGGACGCCGACGCGCTGCTCTGGGGCCAGGAAGGGCGGATGGATTACGGCACCCTGGCGCAGCAGGCGCTGGCGGTTGCGGGGTATCTGCAGCAACAGGGGGTGCAACCCGGCGACAGAGTCGCCATTACTCATGCCAAAGGCTCCCGGCAAATTGTCGCGGTGCTGGGCGTGCTTGCAGCGGGGGGCTGCTATGTTCCCTCCGGCATCGGTTTACCGCAAGCGCGCCGCGCGGTGGTCTATCGCGATGCCGGGGTAAAGCGGGTGCTGTGCGATGAAAACAGCTTGCACCAGCTCAGCTGGCCGCAGGGCGTAGCGGTAACCAGCCTGAGTGAGGCATTGCGGGCGCCCCCCCTGGACGCGCCCCTTGTGCAGCCCGCGGAGGCCGCGAAGTACATTATCTTTACCTCCGGTTCAACCGGTACCCCCAAAGGGGTGGTGGTGAGTCATGGCGCGGTGGCGAACACCGTTGATGCCGTCGCGGCGCGGTTTGGCATCAGCGACAGCGATCGCTCCATCACCCTGTCGGCCCTCGATTTCGATCTCTCAGCCTACGACATTTTCACCTTCCTCGGGCGCGGCGCCTCGCTGGTGGTGGTGGACGAGGCGGAGCGCCGTGATGCCGCCGCCTGGGTAGAGTTAATTAACCGCTGGCAGGTCAGCGTCATCAGCGCCGTACCCGCATTGATCGAGATGATTACCGTTGCGGCTCAGGCGCATGGACTCACTCAGGCGCTGCGTCTGGTGATGGTCGGGGGCGATCGCGTGGTGCGCCAGCTGCCGCAGGATTTATGGCAGCTGTCGCCGCAGGCGCGTTTTGTCTCCCTCGGCGGGATGACCGAGGCGGCGATTCACTCGACGTATTATGAGATCCAGTCTGACGATCCCTGGTGGGCATCGGCGCCGTACGGCGTCCCGCTGGCGAATATGCAGTGCCGGGTGGTGGACCAGCAGGGAGGTGACTGCCCGGACTGGGTCAAAGGCGAGCTGTGGGTCAGCGGGGCCGGCGTGGCGACGGGCTACCACGGTGATGAACAGCGCAGCGCAGAGAAGTTTGTCGCGTGGCAGCAACGCCGCTGGTATCGCACCGGCGACGTCGCCAGCTATCGTCCCAACGGCGTGCTGGAGTTCTTTGGCCGGGCCGATAATCAGGTCAAGATCCGCGGCCACCGCATTGAATTGGGCGAGGTGGAAGGCGCGCTCAGTCGTCTGCCGCAGGTGGAGAGCGCCGTGGCGGTGGTGTTAACCGGCACAACGCGGCAGCTCGCGGCGGCGCTGGTCGCCTCCAGGCCGATCGACCTCGCAGCGGTCAAACACGCCGCGCGGGCCAGCCTGCCGGATTATGAGGTGCCTGAGCACCTGATTCAAATCAGCCAGATTCCGCTTACCGCCAATGGCAAAGTCGATCGTGAAGCTATCAGCCGACAGATTGCCGAGCGGCTGGAGCAGGCAGCACATGCCGGTGAGCCACTGCCCATCAGCGGCGAGGCGGAGATCCTGCTGGCGCAGCTGTGGCGTGAGCTGCTGGCGGTGCCGCAGGTTGCCGTGAGCGATAACTTCTTCAGCCTTGGCGGCGATAGTCTGGTGGCAACCCGCCTGATGAGCCGACTACAGCAGGCTGGTTTCCGTGGGGCGCTCTCGTCCCTGTTTAGCACCCCTGAGCTACGCCCGTTTGCTGCCAGCCTGAAACGTGAAGCAACGGCGCAGCAGCCGGTGCTAACGCATGATGCAACCTGCCGCTACCAGCCCTTCCCACTGACTGATGTGCAGCAGGCGTACTGGCTGGGCCGCCAGGAGGCGTTCACGCTCGGTGATATCGCGGCGCAGTGCTACAACGAATATGAACTGCCGGGTATGGACCTCGCGCGCATGGAGCAGGCATGGCATCAGCTGGTGCTGCGTCATGACATGCTGCGTTGTCGCATCACCGCAGACGGCCAGCAGCAGATTATGCAGGAGGTCCCTTTCTACCACTTCCGCCAGCATCATCCGGGCGCCGCTTCTTTGGATGAACTGCGTCAACAGATGGCGCGACAGAAACTTGCCCCCGACAGCGGGCGTCTCTACGACGTCCAGGTCATCCATTACGGCGATCGCCAGCTGCGGCTGGCCGTGCTGCTCGACAACCTGATTGTCGATGGTCTCAGCATGCTGACGCTGTTCACCGAATTGTTCCATTACTACCAGCACCCTGAGCAGCCTTTGCCGCCGCTCGGCGTAGGGTTCCGCGATTACCAGTGCCTGCGCCAGCAGCAGGGGACCGCCGCGGAATCCCGGCAATACTGGCAGCAGCGGCTGGCTTCGTTGCCTGCCGCGCCGGCATTACCGACGCAGGTTGAACCGGAGACGCTGGCTCAGCCTCTATTCCATCGCCTGCAGGCCAGGCTGGCAACGCCGCAGTGGCAAAAGATCCTGCAGCGGGCGCGCCAGGCGCAAATCACCCCCTCGGTGCTGCTGTTGACCTGCTTCTCCGAGGTGTTGAGCCGCTGGAGCGGGCAGCGCTCGTTGGTGGTTAATATGACGCTGTTTGACCGCAAGCCGCTCCATCCTGATATCAACCGGGTTATCGGCGACTTTACCTCGCTGATACTGGCGGAGTACCACGCCCGGGCGGATGAGAGCTGGCTCAGTCATGCCCAGCGGATGCAGGCGCAAATCTGGCGCGATTTGGATCATCAGGAGGTCTCCGCTGTCAGCGTGATGCGGCAGCTGGCGCAGCATCATGGCGGGGAAACGCGCGCGGTTCCGGTGGTGTTCACCAGTATGCTCGGCGTGGCCGATGCGCTGGCGAAAGCCGCGCCCTGGCCCGATTTTACGCTGTCTCAGACGCCGCAGGTGTGGCTGGATCATCAGGTGATTGACCTCGAAGACGGCCTGCTGCTGAGCTGGGATTATCTGGAGGACCTGTTCCCGCCGCAGATGGTGGAGCAGATGTTTGCCAGCTATTGTGCGGCCCTGCAGCGGCTGGCCGACGACGACTGGCAGCTGCCGCCGCCGCGCCAGCTGCCGCTCGCTCAGCGGAGCGTTCGCCAGCGGATCAATGCCACCGACGCACCGCAGCAGGGCCCGGTACTGCTGCATCAGGGCTTCTTTGAGCAGGCGCGTCGTCACCCGCAGCGGATAGCGCTGTGGGACGGGCAGAGCGGCGCCATCAGCTACGGCGAGCTGCGGGAAAGCGCGCTTGCGGTGGCGGCGGGTCTTCAGCTGCAGGGGGTTAACGAAGGCGACTGCGTGGCGATAGGTCTGCCGCGCGGCGTCGGACAGATAGCGGCGGTGCTGGGCGTGCTGGCGGCGGGCGCCGCCTATCTGCCCGTCAATGGCAAACATCCGCCCGCCAGGCAGGCACTGCTATGCCGTAAAGCGCAGGCGAAGCGGGCGATTGGCTGCGTGGACGGCTCCATATCTCTTCCCCTGCAACAGCTACTCAACTGCGCGCCGCTGCCTGAACCGGTGCTGCCTGATGCGGCCAGCCTGGCCTACATCATCTTTACCTCCGGATCGACCGGTGAACCCAAAGGCGTGGAAGTGGAACACCGCAGCGCCAGTAACACCGTTGACGACATTTGCCAGCGCTACGCCATCTGCAGCCAGGATGTGTTTTTGGGGGTGGCCGCGCTCGATTTTGACCTGTCGGTTTTCGATATCTTCGGCGCCTTGAGCCAGGGCGCGCAGCTGGTGCTCAGCGCGGAAGAGGAGCATCGTGATGCCGAGGGGTGGCTGGCGCTAATGCAGCAGCAGCGGGTCAGCGTCTGGAACAGCGTCCCCACGCTGATGGAGATGACGCTCGAAATCGCGCAGCTGCGCGGGGCTGAACTACCGGACCTGCGTCTGGCATTGCTGTCAGGCGATTGGGTTAGTCCGGACATTGCCGCCAGGCTGGAACCTATCGCGCCGCAGTGCCGGACCATTGCGCTGGGCGGTGCGACGGAAGCCGCAATCTGGTCCAACGCCTGGGCGGTTCCGGCCCGGCCGCCGCGCGACTGGACATCGGTCCCTTACGGTTTACCGCTGCGCAATCAACGCTTCAGGGTGGTGGATGAACTGGGCTGCGATCTGCCGGATTGGGTGGCCGGGGAGCTGTGGATTGGCGGGATGGGGGTGGCGCGCGGGTACTGTGGCGATCGGCATCTGACCCAGGCCAGTTTTAGCGGCGACTACCCGCAGCGCTGGTACCGCACGGGCGATATAGGACGTTACCGCCCCGACGGCGTCCTCGAATTCCTCGGGCGACGCGATGGTCAGGTGAAGTTACGTGGCCACCGCATTGAGCTGGGTGAAATTGAGCAGCAGCTGCAGCGTTGTCCGGGGGTACGCCGCGCTGTGGTGTTACTCAAGGGGAGCGGCGTCAGCGCCAGCCTGTACGCCTTCTATGAGGGCGAGGCAGCAATCGACGCGGTGCAGCGCGGGCTGCGTAGCCTGTTGCCTGGCTGGGCGATCCCTGCGGCCATCGCTTCTCTCAGCCACTGGCCGCTCACCGCTAACGGCAAAATCGATCGCAAGGCGCTGGCACAGCTCAGCGCGCAGACCGCGGAAACCGCGTTGTCGCTGGACGACCCTCACCAGCAGGCGCTTGCGGACATCTGGCAGCAGGTGCTGGGCGCGCACCCGGGCCATGCCGGCGAAAGCTTCTTCAGCGCTGGCGGTAATTCGCTACTGGGCACCCGCCTGGTGGCGCAAATCTGCAAACACTTCGGTATCCGTCTGACACTACGAGATTTTTTTGCTGACGCTACCCTCTCGGGCCTTTGCGCATCCGTCGAAAGGCATTTGGCTGACAAAAACAGTATGGAAGAAGGTTTATTGTGA